Proteins found in one Clostridium kluyveri DSM 555 genomic segment:
- a CDS encoding acetyl-CoA C-acetyltransferase, with amino-acid sequence MKDAVIVSAVRTAIGSFGGTLKDISAVDLGAIVIKEAVKRAGIKPEQVDEVIFGNVIQAGLGQSPARQAAVKAGIPVEVPAFTLNKVCGSGLRSVSLAAQLIKIGDDDIVVVGGTENMSAAPYLLPKARWGHRMGEGKLVDAMIKDGLWEAFNNYHMGITAENIAEKWGITRDMQDEFALASQQKAEAAIKAGKFKDEIVPVTVKQKKKEIIFDTDEFPRFGTTIEALAKLKPSFKKDGTVTAGNASGINDAAAALVVMSADKAKELGIKPLAKIVSYGSKGLDPTIMGYGPFYATKLALEKANLSIADLDLIEANEAFASQSLAVAKDLEFDMSKVNVNGGAIALGHPVGCSGARILVTLLYEMQRRDAKKGLATLCIGGGMGTALIVER; translated from the coding sequence ATGAAAGATGCAGTTATTGTAAGTGCAGTAAGAACAGCTATAGGGAGTTTTGGTGGAACTTTAAAAGATATTTCTGCTGTAGATTTGGGGGCAATAGTTATAAAAGAGGCTGTAAAAAGAGCAGGTATAAAACCAGAACAAGTAGATGAAGTTATATTTGGAAATGTAATACAGGCAGGTCTTGGACAAAGTCCAGCGAGGCAAGCTGCTGTAAAAGCAGGCATTCCTGTAGAAGTACCAGCGTTTACACTAAATAAGGTTTGCGGTTCAGGACTTAGATCAGTAAGTTTGGCAGCTCAGCTCATAAAAATTGGAGATGATGATATTGTTGTAGTTGGTGGAACAGAAAACATGTCCGCTGCACCATATCTACTTCCAAAGGCCAGATGGGGACATAGAATGGGAGAGGGAAAATTAGTTGATGCCATGATAAAAGATGGACTTTGGGAAGCATTTAACAATTACCACATGGGAATTACAGCTGAAAACATAGCAGAAAAATGGGGAATAACAAGAGATATGCAGGATGAATTTGCATTAGCATCCCAACAGAAGGCAGAAGCAGCCATAAAGGCAGGAAAATTTAAAGATGAAATAGTTCCAGTAACCGTTAAGCAGAAAAAGAAAGAAATAATTTTTGATACTGATGAATTCCCTAGATTTGGGACAACTATAGAAGCATTAGCAAAATTGAAACCATCATTCAAAAAAGATGGAACAGTTACAGCAGGTAATGCTTCGGGAATAAATGATGCAGCAGCAGCTTTAGTTGTAATGAGTGCAGATAAGGCAAAAGAACTTGGAATTAAGCCTCTTGCAAAGATTGTTTCCTATGGAAGTAAAGGATTAGACCCAACCATAATGGGATACGGACCTTTCTATGCAACAAAGTTGGCACTTGAAAAAGCTAACTTGTCAATTGCAGATTTAGACTTAATAGAAGCAAATGAAGCATTCGCTTCACAAAGTTTAGCAGTAGCAAAAGATTTAGAATTTGATATGAGCAAAGTAAATGTAAATGGAGGAGCAATAGCTCTTGGACATCCAGTTGGCTGCTCTGGTGCAAGAATACTCGTTACATTACTTTATGAAATGCAGAGAAGAGATGCGAAAAAGGGACTTGCAACATTATGTATAGGGGGAGGAATGGGAACTGCACTAATAGTTGAAAGATAA